A region of the Roseiflexus sp. RS-1 genome:
GCCGCGTCGCGTTCGAGCGCAAACAGTTCCTCAATGAAGTGCGGCACGGTAATGACTGTCGGACCCATATCGAAGGTAAAACCATCGACGCGCTTCACATACGCGCGTCCCCCGGGTCCGTCCAGTTTCTCGACGATGATGGTGTCGAAGCCAAGGCTTTGCAGGCGAATACCCATCGCCAGACCGCCAAAACCGGCGCCGATAACCACTGCGCGTTTGCGTTGCATAGGCGTTCTATATTCTTTCTGTACACAGGCAACAGGTGGAGACCAGGCAAACCGGGGTCTCCTGCACCTTCCATACGCGCCCTGCACCATCCTGGATGCGATGGGTGAATCATACCACGAAATGCGGTTGGTGCGCTGTGCCCGGCAGTATCTGGTACAATACTATTCGGAAACCATTGCTGCGAAGGTTTATGTCGCTGCCGGGCGCCTCACGGCGCGCTGAGCGGTCTGTCTGTTGATATCTTCAGGAGGAGTGCCATGCCCGCAACATCCGAAGCATCGACCGTGCTGAAGCCGGGTGCGACCGCGCCCGATTTTACGCTGACCGATACCGTTTCGGGGCGGCAGATGTCGCTGAGCGAACTGAAATCGTCGAAAGCGACGGTGGTCATGTTCATCTGCAATCACTGCCCATACGTCAAGCATGTCGATCAGGCGCTTGTTCGTCTGGCGAAGGACTACATGCCGCAGGGCGTGTCGTTCATCGCAATCAGTTCCAACGATCCCGTCCAGTACCCCGAAGATGCACCCGATAAGATGCGTGAAGAAGCGTTGCGCGTCGGCTACCCCTTCCCCTATCTCTTCGACGAAACCCAGGATGTCGCACGCGCATATGGCGCCGCCTGCACCCCCGACACCTTCATCTTCGACGGCGACCTGCGCCTGGCGTACCGTGGTCAACTGGATGACACCCGCCCGAACAGCGGCAGGGAAGCAACCGCAGCCGATGTGCGCGCAGCGCTCGATGCCATTCTGGCGGGTCAGCCGGTGAACCCCGTGCAGAAACCGAGTGTTGGTTGCAGTATTAAGTGGAAACGGTAGAACGACGGAGGCATGCGCCTATGCGCTCATACCGTGAGGAACTCTGGTTCAACACACCAACCCGGGTTGCATTCGTGCGCATTACCGATCAGGTCGCTGCCGCAGTGCGCAAATCGGGGGTGCGCGAAGGATTGTGTCTGGTGAATGCCATGCACATTACTGCCAGCGTCTTCGTGAACGACAATGAATCGGGTTTGTGGCACGACTTCGAGCGCTGGCTGGAAAAACTCGCGCCGCACGCACCGGTGTCGCAGTATCGCCACAACGATACCGGCGAGGACAATGCCGATGCACATCTGAAGCGCACCATCATGGGGCGCGAGGTGGTGCTGGCGATCACCGACGGCAAACTCGACCTTGGACCGTGGGAAGAGGTGTTCTACGGCGAGTTCGACGGTCAACGGCGCAAGCGCGTGCTGATCAAAATCATTGGGGAGTAAACATCGGGGAGGAGCGATATTGGTGGCAACGTCGCTCCTCCCCCTCACCTGACACTACTGCGCTCCGTGACTGATCAGCGGATCACGAGCGGCAGGTTCACCCGGTTTGGACGTTCGATCGTTTCGCCGGGGGAGTAGGCGAGTCCGAGCGGTGATCCGCGAAAGCCGGGAAAGACCTGATCGACCGTCTGAAGCGCACCGCGCTTGATCAGGACCTCTGCCAGCACTGTGCGATAATCGGTGGTGATCGCCAGATCCACGCCATTATCGAGTTGCTCGGTCGCCAGTCCGGGCCAGACGCCGTACATCTTCCCGCCGCGGATCCCCTCGCCAAGCACGAGCATGACATTGCCGTGCCCGTGATCGGTGCCGCCACTGCGGTTGGACTTGAGCCGCCGCCCGAATTCGCTCATAACCACCACCGTCAACCGATCATGGTACCGCCAGAGATCGTTGTAGAATGCGTACAACCCTTCTGCAAGCCCTGCAACCAGTTCGGGAAAAATCCATCCCTGCCCTTCGTGCGTATCCCACCCGCCATAATCGACCGTTGCAGCAAGCAGACCGACATCCATTTTGATCAGGCTTGCGACCGTGCGCAGGGCATTGCCGAGACTGGCGCCGCGCCCGCCCGGATATCTGACCCCTATCTCCGGCGTGTAGGGAATGACCCTGCCCTGCGAGTCACGCGGCAGACGCTCGTTGATCCTGGCAATCGTCGTCAGCGTGGTGCGGCCCGCCTGCTGGACGGGCGAATCGCCAGAGTAGAACGCATCGAGCGCCTGGTTGAGTTGTGAGCGATAACGCCACGAGTTCCAGCTCAGGCTAAATGAAGCCGGATCGGTCAGCGCAGCAGCGCCGTTGAAGCCGACCATCGAGAACGGCACGCGTGTTCCGGCTGCAACTGCCGGAAGATAGCCACTGGCGCTGATACTGTTCAGATAGCGGGCAAGCCAGCCATTCGCCGGTACGCCACTCTCTGGAATCCCGCCTTCCATGTAGTCCATCGCTTCAAAGTGGCTGCGTGTGCCATTTCTCAGACCACATGCGTGGACAATTGCCAGTGAGCGGTTGATGTACAGCGACTGAAGCAGCGTGGCACGCGGGTGCAGGCGAAAATCTGCGCCAGGAATGGTGTTGCTTAGCAACAGTCCGGCGTTCTGCCCGCTTTCTTCGACCCGCAGTTCGCCGCGCGCTCCCTTGTAGAATGGGTCATTCACCGGCGCGACGAGGCTCAGACCGTCGCAACCGCCGCGCAGGAACACCACAACCAGAATATCGCGGCGGGTGGTATCGCCGGGTTGGGCAAACGCAAGCCCGCGAACCGCGCCACCGGTCATTGCTGCAATCGCAGCGCTGCACCCAACGATGAAGGTACGTCGTGAAACAGTCATAGTCTCCTCTAGCGCAGTTGAAACTCAGGCGTCATCGCAATCAACGTCACAACACTCTTGATGCGGTCGACAATCTCGTCGGTGCTGCCGGTCGGCGGGGCGTCCGCCGAACCGTTCTGGCGCATCAGGTCGATCAGGCGATTCATGGTTGATGTTGGAGGTGGCACAGCCAGCAGACGCCCGACCCAGAACTCCACGATCTGCCGTGCCGTCAAGCCTGGTGGCGTCTGCCCTGGCAGATCGAACGTTGCAGCCTTGAGCCAGGTGCTCTGCAACTGGTTGATGATATTCCAGCGCCGGAGCATGCCATTCGTGCTCAGCCACGCCGCGCTCTCCTCCGGGTGTCCGGTTGGCGGTCCCCAGTTGAACATCCGATACCCCATCTCCTGCAACTGCCAGAAGAGATCGCGGTTGGGCGTGACCTCCGCATTCGTGGCACGCAGGAATGAAACCACCACTTCAAACGGTCGTTTCACCTTTCTGCCGAACGTGCTGGCGAATTCGTCCGACAGGAGGAGCGCGCGAACGGTTCTGGCGATCTGATCGGGTGCGTCCTTGTTGGTGAGCCAGATGTTCGCCAGCGTGTTCACCAGCGAGGCGGGCGGATCGTCGGCGAGCAGGCGACGGCAGAGTTTGCGGCAGATGTATCGCGCCGTGCCGGGATGCTGGCTGACCAGGCGAATCACATCCTCGCCGTCCGCAAGTGGCGGTCGGTTGGGGTCGATCTCAAAAGCCAGCACTCTCTTTTGTGCGTTGTCGTGCCAGAGATCGACATACGCAAACTCACCCGTATCCGGCAGACGCAGACTGCCGCTGATCGTCTGACCGTGGGCAATCGTCCATCCGGTAAATGCACGCGCCGCCTCGTACACATCCTGATCGATGTAGCCGATCGGATTTCCTTCAAGCGCGCCGGGAACATCGCGCCAGCGGTTGTACAGGTGGTTGAGATAGTTCTCCTGCCCCAGCGTATGCAACTCGAACAGTTCGCGGGCATAATTCTCATTCGCTGGACCGTCGCGGCTGAAGGCGTTATCAAGGTAGAACCCCATGGCGATGCTTTTCGCCACATCCCGCACCATGTTCCGAAAATTGCCCAGACAGTGCCGCCGGATGACATCACGGTCGTACAGGGGCCAGGTTGCGCTAATGCGGGTGTCAGAGTAGGCATCGACATTGAAGTGGTTGTGCCAGAACTCGACCAGCACCTCACGCAGCTGCCATTTGCTGTAGACGGCGCGGATCAGCGTGGCAGCGCGCACCTCCTCAACGGGACGGATGCGCTCCTGATAAGCTGGATGCTTTGTGAGGGGCCAGAGTTGTGCCAGTCCCCAGTTTTCGATGATCGTGCGCAGCGAGCGCATTTCATCGACTGCCGGATAGCCCATGCCAGCGTCGTACTGGATGCGCAGACGTGCACTGACAAGTTTCGATGCACATAGCGCATCGTCCGCATCGTTGGGGTTGAGTTGTTCATCAACATATGCGGTCAATCCCATCTGTTGGACACGCGCGACATCGCCGGGTCGAGGTCCGTACGCCATTCGGTTGAGCGCGATCAGTTCGATGGGAGGGTTTGCCGCTGGATCTGCCTGCGAATGTGTCCGAAAGGTGATGCTGCTGGTGTGTTTTCCGGGAAAATCAACTATCCCTGCGCCTGCCATGGTTGCGCTGGCGCCAAGGAAGCGACGCCGTGAAAACGTCATAGCGTGTCTTCTCCTTCACCGTTTGCGTTGATGTAAAACTGGTACGTTATCGAATGCACGCACGCCGGGACAGATCGAGCGAGATCCCATCCGGTCGTAACAGTGGCGATACTTAGTGTAAGGTACGACTCGTGCAGCGTGGATTACAGATGTATCACAAGGTAGCATAGTGCTTGTGATGCCTCAAGAACCCACCAGGCCTATTCGATTGTGTGCTATGCTCATGCTGTATGAAGAACATGGATGCCTGCTGTTTGAATCGCCCATTCGATGACCTTCGTTAGCCCCGTGGCACAAGGTCGAGCACTGGTTCATATTTTCAATCTTCATAACGCGGTCGTTTTCCGTGCCTGTGCTATAATCGTCACTGTTTCCTGTCAGTAGTCCATTGTGTTCAACAATGCAAACGCGCGAAGGAGGGCGGGTCATGGAGATCACGCACAAACGGCTCAACCGTGTCGATCTGCTGACGATCAAGGGACGACTCGATGCGATGAATGCGCCGCAACTCAAGCAGAAGTTCGAAGAACTGTTCGACCAGAATCGCTATCGAATCGTGCTCGATCTCGCCGGGCTTGAATATGTGGCCAGCCCCGGGCTGCGCGTGTTGATCGAGGCGCGCAAGCGAGCGCGTGACTGGAAACTGACCGACCTGGAAGGGGGCGATGTGCGGATTGCCAACCTGCCGCCACGGATTAAGGAGGTCTTCGATCTGACCGGCTTTACCTCGCTGTTCGAGATCTATCCCGACACTGTCGAAGCAGTCGGCTCCTTCTGAAAACAGACCGACGTCAGCAGCGCTGCACATGCTGCTCATGTCGCCCGATCCGGCTCTGGCGCCTGTTCGACGCGCGTCGATTGCGCGTAACGCCTGATGACTGGCGATGCCAATGAAATCTCTGACAGTCCCGGCCACTCTCGAATCTCTGGCGCAGATCAGCGCTTTTGTCAACGAGGCGTCTCAATGCGCCGGTCTTGACGATCATACCGCCTGGCAGGTCGAACTGGCGGTGGATGAGGCGGCGACGAACATTATTCAGCATGGGTATGCCCCCGATCATCCGGGAATCATCGAACTGACGTGGCGGATCGAGGACGGTCGCCTGGTCATTACGCTGCGCGACTACGGACGACGTTTCAACCCGGATGATGTTCCGCCGCCCGATGTGTCATCGCCGCTGGAAGAACGTCAGCCAGGCGGTCTGGGACTGTACCTGATGAATCGGTTGATGGATCAGGTGCGATTCGACTTCGACGATACCAACGGGAACCTCCTGACCATGGTGAAGTATATTATTCAACCGCGTGTCAGCGTCGAGGTGCGAGAGTTTTGCCTGAGCGGCAGGCTCGACGCGGTTGGAGCAGCGTCGGCGCTCGCACCGGTCCATCAGGCGATCGCCGATGGCGCTGCATATGTCTTGATCGATTTCGGCAATGTCACATTCCTCAGCAGCACGGCGCTGCGTTCGCTCTTGCTAGCACGGAAAGACCTGCTGGAGCGTAACGGTGAACTGCGTCTCTGCAATCTGCGCCCGCAGGTGCGCGAAGTGTTTGAATTGACCGGTTTTACTCAGGTGTTTGCCATTCATTCCTCGCGCGCCGAAGCGCTGGCGGCATTCGGTCAGGAACACGTGTGAATCGTGAGCGGCAGCTCATTCTTTACTGTCTGGTCGTGGGCGTAGCTGGCTGGACTGCGCTCATCCTCAGCAACCCTGGTGTTGCGTCCTGGGGTGTACTTGCGTTGTTCGTCGTTCTGGCATTGCTGATCGAAGCAGCAGCATTTCGGGTTCCGCCAGCCGATCCACACAGTCTGACCGGCATCGTCATTCTGGCTGCGGCGCTGGCGCTTGGTCCTGCTGACGGGGCGCTGGTCGCTGCGGTGGCAGGTTTGATCTTCGGCGTGTTGCTGCCGTTGATCTATCGCCGTCCACGCACCTTCTACCTGCTGGCGGCGCGTCCGCTCCTGCGCAGCGGCGTGCGCGCTGGCGCGGTTCTAGCAGGCGGAGCGCTGGCGTGGCTCCTTGCCGATGATACACCCGGCGAGGCGCTGTCGCTCATGGCGCTGATCCTGTGCTATCCAACGCTCATTCAACTGAATCGCGCCGTCCGTGAATACATTCAGGGCGGCTCGACCGGCGTCCTGACATGGTGGCAGTCATCCTGGATGCCCGTCCTGGCGGCGGAAATTGCGCCGTTGCCGCTGGCGGCGCTCTTCGCCGCCATTTACACCCGCCTGGGGATCGGCTACTTCGTGTTTGCAGCAGCCGGGTTGTTTGCTGCCAGCATTGCCGTGCGCCAGGCGGCGATGAACCTGCGCAACCAGGGCGCTTCCATCCGTGAGTTGGGGTTGCTGAACGAAGCCAGTCGCGAGATTATCCGCGCTGAACTCGATGTCGATGCGCTGAGCGAATTGATCTACCGCGCCGCCAGCAAAGTCGTCGATACGTCTTCGTTTCACCTGGGGCTGTTCGATCCGGAGAGCGACCGTTATACGCTGGTCGTGCGTGTGCAGGATCGGGTGCGCCTGCCGCCGCTCACGGTCGATCTGCCGAGCGGCGATGGGCTGGTCGGCTGGATGCGCCAGACCGGGCGCTCGTTGCTGGTGGAGGACTTCGCCACTGAGATGGATCGCTTGCCGGCACGTCCACGCTATCAGAGTGAACGACCGCCGCGCTCCGGCATCTATGTGCCGTTGCTCGATGGCGGCAGGGTGATCGGGACGATCTCGATCCAGAGTTACCAGCCCTACGCTTTCGATGCCGATGATCTGCGCATGCTGTCGCTGCTGGCGGATCAGGCGGCAGTCGCAATTTCAAAGGCGCGCGCCTTTGCCGCCGCCAACGAACGTGCGGTGCAACTCCAGGCGATCCAGGACGTCAGTGAGCGCATCACTGCGATCCTCGAACTGGACCAACTCCTCTCTTCCGTCGTTCGCCTGATCCGTGAGCGCTTCGGATACCATACGGTTCACATTTTCCTTATCGGTGAAGATGGACGGCTGCACTTCGGCGCCAGCACCGTTGAGGGACAGTCGCTCGAACGCCTGCGGCGGATGGTGCTGCAACCGGGCGAGGGCATCGTTGGCAGTGTGGCGTTGACCGGTCAACCGGCTCTGGTGAATGATGTGCGCACCGATCCACGTTACATCAGCGACGACTCAAGCACCCGCGCTGAACTTGCGGTACCGCTGCGCTATGCCGAAAAGGTCATCGGCGTGCTCGATATTCAAAGCGCCGAGGCGGGGCGCTTCCAGCGCAGCGACCTGTTCGTCACCCGAACGCTGGCGGATCAGGTGGCGGTTGCGGTGGAGCGTGCGCGCGCATTCCAGGCGCAGCGCGAAGAAGCCTGGACACTGAATGCGCTGTTGCAGGTTGCCGAAAACCTGTCACGCGCAACATCGCTCGATGTGCTGCTGCCAGCAGTGGTGCGCCTGCCGCCGCTGCTCCTCGGATGCGTCCGCTGTACCTGCCTGATCTGGGACCGACAGGCGGCTTCGTTTACGCCACTTGCCGCGTATGGCTTGAGTCCTGCCGATCGCGCGACATTCGTCGGATGCCCGATTGCCGAACGGGATGCACCGCTGCTGGCGGAAGTGGTGCGCACGGTTGCGCCGCTGGCGCTCGACTCTGCCAGGGGGCACGGGCATCTCTGCGCGCCGATTATCGAACGTTTCGGCAGTGCGTCGCTGCTGGCAACGCCGCTCTGGACGCGCGGCGCTGCCCTGGGAGTGCTGGTGATCGACTATGGACCGGCAGAACACCGTTTCACCGCGCGCGACCTGATCCTGGCAAATGGGTTTGCCTCACAGATCGCCGGAGCGCTCGAAAGCGCACTGCTGGCGCAGGAGGCAGCACAGGCGGCGCGGCTGGAAGAAGAACTGCGCGTTGCCCGCGATATTCAGCGCACCCTGCTGCCGTCGCGCGCGCCCAACCTGCCCGGCTGGGAAACGGCTGCCGACTGGCGCTCGGCGCGCATGGTCGGCGGAGATTTTTTCGATTACTGGTACCTTCCGCCTCCACAAGAACCATACGATGGCGGTGGTCGATCCGGCATCCGCACCACACCGGACCATAACGGCGCCGTCTGTCAACCGCTCGGTTTTGTGATTGCTGATGTCAGTGATAAAGGCGTGCCGGCGGCGTTGTTCATGGCACTGGCGCGCAGTCTGGTGCGCGCCGCAGCGCTCGACGGATCGTCGCCTGCGGCGGCGCTTACCCGCGCCAATCGCTGGATTACGCGCGACACCGAAGCTGGCATGTTTGTGACCGTTTTCTACGGCGTGCTCGAACCGCACACCGGACGCCTGCGCTACTGTTGCGCCGGGCACAACCCGCCGCTGCTGTTCCGCGCCGACGGCGGCGTCATCCCCTTGCAGACGCCGGGGATTGCGCTTGGCGTGCTCGAAGAAGTTGCATTGACTGAAGACGATGTGTCGATGAGCGATGGCGACGTGCTGGTATGCTATACCGATGGCGTCACTGAAGCGATCAATGCCGCCGAAGAACCTTTCGGCGTCGAACGACTGATTGAGAAGGTCGCCGCCGTGCGCACCGGCAGCGCTGCCGCCATCCTTGACGCCATTAACGACGCCCTCGGTCGCCACGCCGAGGGAGCGCTCTACGACGATGTCACCCTGGTCATCATCAAACGTGTGGCGGCGCCGTTGAGTGTTGACACGATGCCCTGACGCAGTGTGTTATAATAGGTATGTGTGATCTGGAGAGCATGCATGCAAACCATCAAAAAGTACGCCAATCGCAAACTGTACCACATCGATCGCAAACAGTACATTACCCT
Encoded here:
- a CDS encoding secondary thiamine-phosphate synthase enzyme YjbQ — translated: MRSYREELWFNTPTRVAFVRITDQVAAAVRKSGVREGLCLVNAMHITASVFVNDNESGLWHDFERWLEKLAPHAPVSQYRHNDTGEDNADAHLKRTIMGREVVLAITDGKLDLGPWEEVFYGEFDGQRRKRVLIKIIGE
- a CDS encoding ATP-binding protein; its protein translation is MKSLTVPATLESLAQISAFVNEASQCAGLDDHTAWQVELAVDEAATNIIQHGYAPDHPGIIELTWRIEDGRLVITLRDYGRRFNPDDVPPPDVSSPLEERQPGGLGLYLMNRLMDQVRFDFDDTNGNLLTMVKYIIQPRVSVEVREFCLSGRLDAVGAASALAPVHQAIADGAAYVLIDFGNVTFLSSTALRSLLLARKDLLERNGELRLCNLRPQVREVFELTGFTQVFAIHSSRAEALAAFGQEHV
- a CDS encoding DUF1800 domain-containing protein, which produces MTFSRRRFLGASATMAGAGIVDFPGKHTSSITFRTHSQADPAANPPIELIALNRMAYGPRPGDVARVQQMGLTAYVDEQLNPNDADDALCASKLVSARLRIQYDAGMGYPAVDEMRSLRTIIENWGLAQLWPLTKHPAYQERIRPVEEVRAATLIRAVYSKWQLREVLVEFWHNHFNVDAYSDTRISATWPLYDRDVIRRHCLGNFRNMVRDVAKSIAMGFYLDNAFSRDGPANENYARELFELHTLGQENYLNHLYNRWRDVPGALEGNPIGYIDQDVYEAARAFTGWTIAHGQTISGSLRLPDTGEFAYVDLWHDNAQKRVLAFEIDPNRPPLADGEDVIRLVSQHPGTARYICRKLCRRLLADDPPASLVNTLANIWLTNKDAPDQIARTVRALLLSDEFASTFGRKVKRPFEVVVSFLRATNAEVTPNRDLFWQLQEMGYRMFNWGPPTGHPEESAAWLSTNGMLRRWNIINQLQSTWLKAATFDLPGQTPPGLTARQIVEFWVGRLLAVPPPTSTMNRLIDLMRQNGSADAPPTGSTDEIVDRIKSVVTLIAMTPEFQLR
- a CDS encoding thioredoxin family protein, encoding MPATSEASTVLKPGATAPDFTLTDTVSGRQMSLSELKSSKATVVMFICNHCPYVKHVDQALVRLAKDYMPQGVSFIAISSNDPVQYPEDAPDKMREEALRVGYPFPYLFDETQDVARAYGAACTPDTFIFDGDLRLAYRGQLDDTRPNSGREATAADVRAALDAILAGQPVNPVQKPSVGCSIKWKR
- a CDS encoding DUF1501 domain-containing protein — protein: MTVSRRTFIVGCSAAIAAMTGGAVRGLAFAQPGDTTRRDILVVVFLRGGCDGLSLVAPVNDPFYKGARGELRVEESGQNAGLLLSNTIPGADFRLHPRATLLQSLYINRSLAIVHACGLRNGTRSHFEAMDYMEGGIPESGVPANGWLARYLNSISASGYLPAVAAGTRVPFSMVGFNGAAALTDPASFSLSWNSWRYRSQLNQALDAFYSGDSPVQQAGRTTLTTIARINERLPRDSQGRVIPYTPEIGVRYPGGRGASLGNALRTVASLIKMDVGLLAATVDYGGWDTHEGQGWIFPELVAGLAEGLYAFYNDLWRYHDRLTVVVMSEFGRRLKSNRSGGTDHGHGNVMLVLGEGIRGGKMYGVWPGLATEQLDNGVDLAITTDYRTVLAEVLIKRGALQTVDQVFPGFRGSPLGLAYSPGETIERPNRVNLPLVIR
- a CDS encoding STAS domain-containing protein; the protein is MEITHKRLNRVDLLTIKGRLDAMNAPQLKQKFEELFDQNRYRIVLDLAGLEYVASPGLRVLIEARKRARDWKLTDLEGGDVRIANLPPRIKEVFDLTGFTSLFEIYPDTVEAVGSF
- a CDS encoding SpoIIE family protein phosphatase; this encodes MNRERQLILYCLVVGVAGWTALILSNPGVASWGVLALFVVLALLIEAAAFRVPPADPHSLTGIVILAAALALGPADGALVAAVAGLIFGVLLPLIYRRPRTFYLLAARPLLRSGVRAGAVLAGGALAWLLADDTPGEALSLMALILCYPTLIQLNRAVREYIQGGSTGVLTWWQSSWMPVLAAEIAPLPLAALFAAIYTRLGIGYFVFAAAGLFAASIAVRQAAMNLRNQGASIRELGLLNEASREIIRAELDVDALSELIYRAASKVVDTSSFHLGLFDPESDRYTLVVRVQDRVRLPPLTVDLPSGDGLVGWMRQTGRSLLVEDFATEMDRLPARPRYQSERPPRSGIYVPLLDGGRVIGTISIQSYQPYAFDADDLRMLSLLADQAAVAISKARAFAAANERAVQLQAIQDVSERITAILELDQLLSSVVRLIRERFGYHTVHIFLIGEDGRLHFGASTVEGQSLERLRRMVLQPGEGIVGSVALTGQPALVNDVRTDPRYISDDSSTRAELAVPLRYAEKVIGVLDIQSAEAGRFQRSDLFVTRTLADQVAVAVERARAFQAQREEAWTLNALLQVAENLSRATSLDVLLPAVVRLPPLLLGCVRCTCLIWDRQAASFTPLAAYGLSPADRATFVGCPIAERDAPLLAEVVRTVAPLALDSARGHGHLCAPIIERFGSASLLATPLWTRGAALGVLVIDYGPAEHRFTARDLILANGFASQIAGALESALLAQEAAQAARLEEELRVARDIQRTLLPSRAPNLPGWETAADWRSARMVGGDFFDYWYLPPPQEPYDGGGRSGIRTTPDHNGAVCQPLGFVIADVSDKGVPAALFMALARSLVRAAALDGSSPAAALTRANRWITRDTEAGMFVTVFYGVLEPHTGRLRYCCAGHNPPLLFRADGGVIPLQTPGIALGVLEEVALTEDDVSMSDGDVLVCYTDGVTEAINAAEEPFGVERLIEKVAAVRTGSAAAILDAINDALGRHAEGALYDDVTLVIIKRVAAPLSVDTMP